In the Lentimicrobium sp. L6 genome, one interval contains:
- a CDS encoding DUF4252 domain-containing protein has protein sequence MKKLVLLLAMGILGISTLMAQSATDKIFDKYNGMEGFTVVTINQAMFEMISKMDTTDDGKEMVEMARSIESIRILAMDTIMGDVNLYTEVMDVLPKKNFKELMSVKEKDMDIKFMIQEKDGKVRELLMVIGGSKDDNAIISITGDINLAKMGSMAKTLNIKGMENLEKLGDKHDN, from the coding sequence ATGAAAAAGTTAGTTTTATTATTAGCCATGGGAATATTAGGTATTTCCACATTGATGGCCCAATCGGCCACCGACAAAATATTCGATAAGTATAATGGAATGGAGGGATTCACCGTTGTGACCATCAACCAAGCCATGTTCGAGATGATATCTAAAATGGATACCACCGACGATGGAAAAGAAATGGTAGAAATGGCCCGCTCTATCGAGAGCATCAGAATCCTTGCCATGGATACCATCATGGGAGATGTAAATCTTTATACCGAGGTGATGGATGTTTTACCCAAGAAAAACTTCAAAGAACTGATGTCCGTAAAAGAAAAAGACATGGATATTAAATTTATGATTCAAGAAAAAGATGGAAAAGTAAGAGAGCTCTTAATGGTTATAGGAGGTTCGAAAGACGATAATGCCATCATCAGCATCACTGGCGATATCAACCTAGCCAAAATGGGTTCTATGGCCAAAACTTTGAACATCAAAGGAATGGAAAACTTAGAGAAATTAGGCGACAAGCACGATAATTAA
- a CDS encoding RNA polymerase sigma factor, protein MQKDQFKKQVLVHKDQMYRLALRILQNEEDAKDIVQDSFLKLWNRRKVLGNIKSIKSFSLTMVRNGCIDNIRKHKPETNKEEQVLARSDHQNPEKQLVVNDELQRVRQIISNLNPQQREVIQLREMDGLDYDEISEITGLSTNNLRVIISRARKEIKVQLMKQMDFQMTKIG, encoded by the coding sequence ATGCAAAAAGACCAATTTAAAAAACAAGTACTCGTCCATAAGGACCAAATGTACCGACTGGCGCTGCGCATTTTACAAAATGAGGAGGATGCTAAAGACATTGTTCAGGATAGCTTTTTAAAGCTCTGGAACAGAAGAAAAGTTCTTGGAAATATCAAAAGTATCAAAAGCTTTTCCTTAACGATGGTTAGAAATGGCTGTATCGATAATATTCGAAAACACAAGCCTGAAACCAATAAGGAAGAACAGGTTTTAGCTCGTTCAGACCATCAGAACCCTGAGAAACAATTGGTGGTGAACGACGAGTTACAAAGGGTAAGACAGATTATTTCTAATTTGAATCCTCAGCAAAGAGAGGTGATTCAACTCAGGGAGATGGATGGATTAGATTATGACGAAATCAGTGAGATAACAGGCTTAAGTACTAATAATTTGAGAGTCATCATCAGTAGAGCCCGAAAAGAAATCAAAGTGCAATTGATGAAACAAATGGATTTCCAAATGACAAAAATAGGATAA